A genome region from Nycticebus coucang isolate mNycCou1 chromosome 22, mNycCou1.pri, whole genome shotgun sequence includes the following:
- the MFAP2 gene encoding microfibrillar-associated protein 2 isoform X2: protein MRTAYLFLFFLPGLLAQGQYDLDPLPPFPDHVQYPHYSDQIDNPDYYDYQVAEVTSRPSEEQFQFQSQQQVQQEVIPAPTPEPGNAETEPTEPGPLDCREEQYPCTRLYSIHKPCKQCLNEVCFYSLRRVYVVNKEICVRTVCAHEELLRADLCRDKFSKCGVMATSGLCQSVAASCARSCGGC from the exons ATGAGAACTGCCTACCTCTTCCTGTTCTTCCTGCCTG GCCTGCTGGCTCAGGGCCAATATGACCTGGACCCGCTGCCACCATTCCCTGACCATGTCCAGTACCCGCACTACAGTGACCAGATCG ACAATCCAGACTACTATGATTATCAAG TTGCAGAGGTGACTTCTCGGCCCTCTGAGGAGCAGTTCCAGTTCCAGTCCCAGCAGCAAGTCCAACAAGAAGTcatcccagcccccaccccag AACCAGGAAATGCAGAGACAGAGCCCACAGAGCCTGGGCCTCTTG ACTGCCGTGAAGAGCAGTATCCGTGTACCCGGCTCTACTCCATACACAAGCCTTGCAAACAGTGTCTCAACGAGGTCTGCTTCTACAG CCTCCGCCGTGTGTATGTGGTCAACAAGGAGATCTGTGTCCGCACAGTCTGTGCCCACGAGGAGCTCCTCCGAG CTGACCTGTGTCGGGACAAGTTCTCCAAATGTGGTGTGATGGCCACCAGCGGCTTGTGCCAATCCGTGGCAGCCTCCTGTGCCAGGAGCTGCGGGGGTTGCTAG
- the MFAP2 gene encoding microfibrillar-associated protein 2 isoform X1, with product MRTAYLFLFFLPAGLLAQGQYDLDPLPPFPDHVQYPHYSDQIDNPDYYDYQVAEVTSRPSEEQFQFQSQQQVQQEVIPAPTPEPGNAETEPTEPGPLDCREEQYPCTRLYSIHKPCKQCLNEVCFYSLRRVYVVNKEICVRTVCAHEELLRADLCRDKFSKCGVMATSGLCQSVAASCARSCGGC from the exons ATGAGAACTGCCTACCTCTTCCTGTTCTTCCTGCCTG CAGGCCTGCTGGCTCAGGGCCAATATGACCTGGACCCGCTGCCACCATTCCCTGACCATGTCCAGTACCCGCACTACAGTGACCAGATCG ACAATCCAGACTACTATGATTATCAAG TTGCAGAGGTGACTTCTCGGCCCTCTGAGGAGCAGTTCCAGTTCCAGTCCCAGCAGCAAGTCCAACAAGAAGTcatcccagcccccaccccag AACCAGGAAATGCAGAGACAGAGCCCACAGAGCCTGGGCCTCTTG ACTGCCGTGAAGAGCAGTATCCGTGTACCCGGCTCTACTCCATACACAAGCCTTGCAAACAGTGTCTCAACGAGGTCTGCTTCTACAG CCTCCGCCGTGTGTATGTGGTCAACAAGGAGATCTGTGTCCGCACAGTCTGTGCCCACGAGGAGCTCCTCCGAG CTGACCTGTGTCGGGACAAGTTCTCCAAATGTGGTGTGATGGCCACCAGCGGCTTGTGCCAATCCGTGGCAGCCTCCTGTGCCAGGAGCTGCGGGGGTTGCTAG
- the ATP13A2 gene encoding polyamine-transporting ATPase 13A2 gives MSTDSSPLTGSTPAGYGTLTIGTSIDPLSSSVSSVRLSGYCGSPWRVIGYHVMVWMMAGIPLLLFRWKPVWGVRLRLRPCDLARAETLVIEIRDKEDSSWQLFTVQVQTEALGEGSLKLPQEAHEEDGRSQAAVGAVPDGTWKDTAQLHGQEESKRVLRYYLLQGQRYVWIETQQAFHQVSLLDHGRTCDDMCRSHSGLSLQEQTLRKAIYGPNVITIPVKSYPQLLVDEALNPYYGFQAFSIVLWLADRYYWYALCILLISTVSICLSLYRTRKQSQTLRDMVKLSVRVRVCRPGGEEQWVDSSELVPGDCLVLPQEGGLMPCDATLVAGECVVNESSLTGESIPVLKTALPGGPVPYCPETHRRHTLFCGTFVLQARAYMGPHVLAVVTRTGFCTAKGALVSSILHPRPINFKFYKHSMKFVAALSVLALLGTIYSILILYRNQVPLNEIVIRALDLVTVVVPPALPAAMTVCTLYAQSRLRTQGIFCIHPLRINLGGKLRLVCFDKTGTLTEDGLDVMGVVPLKGQAFLPLVPEPRRLPMGPLLRALATCHTLSWLQDTPVGDPMDLKMVESTGWVLEEEPATNSVCGTQILVVMRPPLQEPQLPGTEERLMPVSVLRRFPFSSALQRMDVVVAWPGATQPEAYVKGSPELVAGLCNPDTVPTNFTQTLQSYTAAGYRVVALAGKVLPITPSLEAAQQLTRDTVEQELSLLGLLVMRNLLKPQTTPVIQALRKTHIRTVMVTGDNLQTAITVAQGCDMVSPGERLVIIHATHPERGQPASLEFLPVESSAAVNTVKDPDQAACYTVEPEPHCCHLALSGPTFGVIVKHFPKLLPKVLVQGTVFARMAPEQKTELVCELQKLQYCVGMCGDGANDCGALKAADVGISLSQAEASVVSPFTSSTDSIECVPAVIREGRCSLDTSFSVFKYMALYSLTQFISVLILYTINTNLGDVQFLAIDLVITTTVAVLMSRTGPALALGRVRPPGALLSVPVLSSLLLQVALVAGVQLGGYFLTMAQPWFVPLNRTVPAPDNLPNYENTVVFSLSSFQYLILAVAMSKGPPFRRPLYTNVPFLVALALLSSVLVGLILVPGLLQGPLALRTIADTHFKLLLLGLVTFNLVGAFMLESALDQCLPAYLRHLRPKRASKKRFKQLEQELAEQPWPPLPTSPVR, from the exons ACAGCAGCCCTCTAACGGGCAGCACGCCGGCCGGTTATGGGACCCTGACGATAGGGACATCAATAGATCCCCTCAGCTCCTCAGTTTCATCCGTG AGGCTCAGCGGCTACTGTGGCAGTCCATGGAGGGTCATAGGCTATCACGTCATGGTCTGGATGATGGCTGGGATCCCTTTGCTGCTCTTCCGATGGAAGCCGGTGTGGGGGGTGCGGCTGCGGCTGCGGCCGTGCGACCTGGCCCGCGCCGAAACACTCGTTATCGAAATAAGAGACAAAGAG GATAGTTCATGGCAGCTCTTCACTGTCCAGGTGCAGACTGAGGCCCTCGGCGAGGGCAG CCTGAAGCTACCCCAAGAGGCCCATGAGGAGGATGGCCGGAGCCAGGCAGCTGTGGGGGCGGTACCGGACGGTACCTGGAAGGACACTGCCCAGCTCCACGGGCAGGAAGAGTCA AAGCGGGTGCTGCGGTATTATCTCCTCCAGGGCCAGCGCTACGTCTGGATCGAGACCCAACAAGCCTTCCACCAGGTCAG cctgCTGGACCACGGCCGTACCTGTGATGACATGTGCCGCTCCcactctggcctcagtctccagGAACAAACTTTGAG GAAGGCCATCTATGGCCCCAACGTGATCACCATACCAGTCAAGTCCTATCCCCAGCTGCTGGTCGACGAG GCACTGAACCCCTACTACGGGTTCCAAGCCTTCAGCATCGTGCTGTGGCTGGCCGACCGCTACTACTGGTATGCCCTCTGCATCCTCCTCATCTCCACCGTCTCCATCTGCCTGTCACTCTACAGGACCCGAAAG CAAAGCCAGACTCTGAGGGACATGGTCAAGCTGTCTGTACGGGTGCGCGTGTGCCGGCCTGGGGGAG AGGAGCAATGGGTCGACTCCAGCGAGCTGGTGCCCGGGGACTGCCTGGTGCTACCCCAGGAGGGTGGGCTGATGCCCTGCGACGCCACCCTGGTGGCTGGCGAGTGCGTGGTCAACGAGAGCTCTCTGACAG GGGAGAGCATTCCAGTGCTGAAGACAGCCCTGCCgggggggccagtgccctactgtcCAGAGACACACAGGCGACACACACTCTTTTGTGGGACCTTCGTCCTGCAGGCCCGGGCCTACATGGGACCCCACGTCCTGGCAGTGGTGACCCGGACAG GCTTCTGCACCGCTAAAGGGGCTCTGGTGAGCTCCATCTTGCATCCCCGGCCCATCAACTTCAAGTTCTATAAGCACAGCATGAAGTTTGTGGCTGCCCTCTCTGTCCTGG CTCTCCTGGGTACCATCTACAGCATCCTAATCCTCTATCGCAACCAG GTGCCTCTGAATGAGATTGTGATCCGGGCACTGGACCTGGTGACCGTGGTGGTGCCGCCCGCCCTGCCAGCTGCCATGACCGTGTGCACACTCTACGCCCAGAGCCGGCTGCGGACACAGGGCATCTTCTGCATCCACCCGCTGCGCATCAACCTGGGGGGCAAGCTGCGGCTGGTGTGTTTTGACAAG ACGGGCACCCTCACTGAGGACGGCTTGGACGTGATGGGGGTGGTGCCCCTGAAGGGGCAGGCGTTCCTGCCACTGGTCCCTGAGCCCCGCCGCCTGCCCATGGGGCCCCTGCTCCGAGCACTGGCCACCTGCCACACCCTCAGCTGGCTCCAGGACACCCCAGTGGGCGACCCCATGGACCTCAAGATGGTGGAGTCTACTGGCTGG GTCCTGGAGGAGGAGCCAGCCACAAACTCAGTGTGTGGGACCCAGATCTTGGTGGTAATGAGACCCCCGCTTCAAGAGCCCCAGCTGCCAGGAACA GAGGAGCGCCTGATGCCTGTCAGCGTACTCCGCCGCTTCCCCTTCTCGTCAGCCCTGCAGCGTATGGACGTGGTGGTGGCGTGGCCAGGGGCTACTCAGCCCGAGGCCTATGTCAAGGGCTCCCCTGAGCTGGTAGCAGGCCTCTGCAACCCTGACACAG TGCCCACCAACTTCACCCAGACACTGCAGAGCTACACAGCTGCTGGCTACCGCGTTGTGGCCCTGGCCGGCAAGGTGCTGcccatcacacccagcctggaGGCAGCTCAGCAGCTGACAAG GGACACTGTGGAGCAGGAGCTGAGCCTCTTGGGGCTGCTGGTCATGAGGAATCTGCTGAAGCCACAGACAACACCAGTGATCCAGGCTCTCCGGAAGACCCACATCCGTACCGTCATGGTGACAG GGGACAACCTACAGACAGCAATTACTGTGGCCCAGGGCTGTGACATGGTGAGCCCCGGGGAGCGTCTGGTTATCATCCACGCCACCCACCCTGAGCGGGGTCAGCCTGCCTCTCTCGAGTTCCTACCAGTAGAGTCCTCTGCAGCTGTGAACACAGTAAAG GATCCCGACCAGGCTGCATGCTATACTGTGGAGCCAGAGCCGCACTGCTGTCACCTGGCCCTCAGCGGGCCCACCTTTGGTGTCATTGTGAAGCACTTCCCCAAGCTGCTGCCCAAG GTCCTGGTCCAGGGCACTGTCTTTGCCCGCATGGCCCCAGAGCAGAAGACAGAGCTGGTGTGTGAGCTGCAGAAGCTTCA GTACTGTGTGGGCATGTGTGGGGACGGTGCCAATGACTGTGGAGCCCTGAAGGCAGCCGACGTGGGCATCTCACTCTCCCAAGCCGAGGCCTCCGTGGTCTCGCCCTTCACCTCGAGCACAGACAGTATTGAGTGTGTGCCTGCAGTCATCAG GGAAGGGCGCTGTTCCCTCGACACATCATTCAGCGTCTTCAAGTACATGGCCCTATACAGCCTGACCCAGTTCATCTCAGTCCTGATCCTCTACACG ATCAACACCAACCTAGGAGATGTGCAGTTCCTGGCTATCGACCTGGTCATCACCACCACGGTGGCAGTGCTCATGAGTCGCACAGGGCCGGCACTAGCCCTGGGGCGGGTGCGGCCGCCAGGGGCACTACTCAGTGTGCCTGTGCTCAGCAGCCTGCTGCTGCAAGTGGCCCTGGTGGCTGGTGTGCAGCTTGGGGGCTACTTCCTCACCATGGCCCAGCCGtg GTTTGTACCTCTGAATAGGACAGTACCTGCACCAGACAACCTGCCCAACTACGAGAACACAGTGGTCTTCTCTCTGTCCAGCTTCCAATACCTCATCCTGGCTGTGGCCATGTCCAAGGGGCCACCCTTTCGCCGGCCGCTCTACACCAACG TGCCCTTCCTGGTGGCCCTGGCACTCTTGAGCTCTGTCCTGGTGGGCCTCATCCTGGTCCCCGGCCTCCTGCAGGGGCCGCTAGCACTGAGGACCATCGCCGACACCCACTTCAAGCTGCTCCTGCTGGGCCTGGTCACCTTCAACTTGGTGGGGGCCTTCATGCTGGAG AGCGCATTGGACCAGTGCCTCCCAGCCTACCTGCGCCACCTGCGACCCAAGAGGGCCTCTAAGAAGCGCTTCAAGCAGCTGGAGCAAGAGCTCGCCGAGCAGCCCTGGCCACCGCTGCCCACTAGCCCTGTGAGGTAG